In a single window of the Tellurirhabdus bombi genome:
- a CDS encoding recombinase family protein, with translation MLIGYARVSTTDQNPELQLDALKAAGCERIFIDKSSGTKAERPELSKLKEQLRRGDVMVVWRLDRLGRSLQHLISWIDFLQIEGVEFRSLTEMLDTSTPTGKLVFHVTGAFAEFERNIIVERTNAGLKAARARGRKGGRRYKVDEKKRAMAVQLYHEGKSVKEICDLLGILKQTLYTYVNKAKAEKSNNPLRASEN, from the coding sequence ATGCTAATCGGCTATGCCCGCGTATCGACCACTGATCAGAACCCCGAACTCCAGCTCGATGCATTGAAGGCGGCAGGCTGTGAAAGGATTTTCATTGATAAGTCCAGCGGCACCAAAGCCGAACGCCCGGAGCTAAGCAAGCTAAAGGAGCAATTACGCCGGGGCGATGTAATGGTGGTTTGGCGGCTCGACCGGCTGGGCCGTTCACTCCAGCACCTAATCAGCTGGATTGATTTTCTGCAAATAGAGGGCGTTGAGTTTCGGAGCCTGACGGAAATGCTCGACACGTCCACGCCGACGGGCAAACTGGTCTTCCACGTCACCGGCGCGTTTGCCGAGTTCGAGCGAAACATTATCGTCGAACGCACCAACGCCGGACTAAAGGCAGCGCGGGCCAGAGGCCGTAAAGGGGGGCGCAGGTACAAGGTCGATGAGAAGAAGCGGGCGATGGCGGTGCAGCTCTACCACGAGGGCAAGTCCGTCAAAGAAATTTGCGATCTGTTGGGCATCCTGAAGCAGACCCTTTACACCTACGTCAACAAGGCTAAGGCCGAAAAGTCAAACAACCCGTTAAGGGCTTCCGAAAATTGA
- a CDS encoding DUF2971 domain-containing protein, translated as MASKPLFLNPWPKGDYSKHSTDLMQPVPRVIYRYMRFSRAQQAIENQELYFSRPEDFNDPFDLHTGLIDHSINPKRAEILASRFYDGNDREGFLIYMESIVQKSKETEEYSRKIFGEDRENAGIGCFTRNPNVTLMWSHYADCHKGICLGFNIDPVNNDPLFLIQPITYLSKIESKSYVEGRAEALYHWVFTKSSVWAYEEEIRAFSKDQNKLIGFDKRCLKEIYFGCRVKQTEIESILALLKQYNYGDVECWQMQIEDSTFDLKRTRIQ; from the coding sequence ATGGCTAGTAAACCCCTTTTTCTTAACCCTTGGCCAAAAGGCGACTACTCAAAGCACTCTACAGATTTAATGCAGCCAGTTCCAAGGGTAATATACCGTTATATGCGTTTTTCTAGGGCACAGCAAGCGATAGAAAATCAAGAACTGTACTTTTCTAGACCCGAGGATTTCAACGATCCCTTTGATTTACACACTGGACTAATCGATCATTCAATCAATCCGAAAAGAGCTGAGATACTAGCCTCAAGGTTTTATGATGGTAACGATAGGGAAGGATTCTTGATCTATATGGAAAGTATTGTTCAAAAGTCCAAAGAGACTGAGGAGTATTCAAGAAAGATATTTGGAGAGGATAGGGAAAATGCAGGAATAGGCTGCTTTACGAGAAACCCAAATGTCACTCTGATGTGGAGTCATTACGCAGATTGCCACAAGGGAATTTGCTTAGGATTTAATATTGATCCGGTTAACAATGATCCTTTATTTTTGATTCAACCCATTACCTATTTAAGTAAGATAGAATCTAAAAGCTATGTCGAAGGCAGAGCAGAAGCTTTATACCACTGGGTATTTACAAAGTCATCTGTTTGGGCTTATGAAGAAGAAATTAGGGCATTTAGCAAAGATCAGAACAAACTAATCGGTTTTGACAAGAGATGTCTGAAGGAGATCTACTTTGGATGCAGGGTAAAGCAAACAGAGATTGAAAGTATTCTCGCTCTTTTAAAGCAATATAATTACGGTGATGTTGAGTGTTGGCAAATGCAAATAGAAGACAGCACTTTTGACTTAAAGAGAACGCGTATTCAATAA